The Streptomyces sp. NBC_00569 genomic sequence TGGCGCTCGCCCAGGAGTCGGCCGGACTGGTCATGCTCTACCACTTCGACGGATACATCGACGCGGGCGAGACCGGCGACCAGATCGTGGACCGGGTCCTCGACTCGCTGCCGCACCAGGTCGTGGCGCGGTTCGACCACGACCGGCTCGTCGACTACCGGGCCCGCCGCCCGCTGCTCACCTTCCGGCGCAACCGCTGGACGGACTACGACGTGCCCGCCCTCGAGGTGAGGCTCGTCCAGGACGCCACGGGTGCGCCCTTCCTGCTGCTCTCCGGCCCCGAGCCCGACGTCGAGTGGGAGCGTTTCGCGGCCGCCGTGAAGGAGATCGTCGAACGGCTCGGCGTGCGCCTCGCGGTCAACTTCCACGGAATCCCGATGGGTGTCCCGCACACACGGCCCGTCGGCCTCACGCCGCACGGCAACCGGACGGACCTCGTCCCCGGCCACCGCAGCCCCTTCGACGAGGCGCAGGTCCCCGGCAGCGCGGAGTCCCTCGTGGAGTACCGCCTCATGGAGGCCGGACACGACGTACTCGGTGTCGCCGCGCACGTTCCGCACTACATCGCGCGCTCGCCGTACCCCGACGCCGCGTTGACCGTCCTCGAAGCCATCACGGCGGCGACCGGCCTGGTGCTGCCCTCGGTGGCGCACGGGCTGCGCACGGAGGCGCACCGCACACAGACGGAGATCGACCGGCAGATCCAGGAGGGCGACGAGGAACTCGTCTCGCTCGTCCAGGGACTTGAGCACCAGTACGACGCGGCGGCGGGAGCCGAGAGCCGCGGGAACATGTTGGCCGAACCGACCGACATTCCGTCCGCCGACGAGATCGGCCTCGAGTTCGAGAAGTTCCTGGCCGAACGCGAGGGCGACGCGTAGGGGTTGTGGCCGGCGATGGGGCCCTCGCCTAAGCTGCCCGCATGCTGAAGGTGGGCCTGACCGGCGGAATCGGCGCCGGCAAGAGCGAGGTGTCCCGGCTGCTCGTGGAGCACGGGGCCGTACTGATCGACGCGGACCGGATCGCGCGGGAGGTCGTGGAGCCCGGAACTCCCGGACTCGCCGCGGTCGTCGAGGCGTTCGGCAGCGACGTGCTCGCCCCGGACGGCTCGCTGGACCGGCCGGCACTCGGCGCGATCGTCTTCGCTGACGCGGACCGCCTCGCCGTCCTCAACTCGATCGTGCACCCGCTCGTCGGCGCCCGCTCCGCCGAACTCGAAGCCGCCGCCACGGGTGACTCCGTCGTCGTGCACGACGTGCCGCTGCTCGCCGAGAACGGCCTGGCGCCGCTGTACGACGTCGTGGTCGTCGTCGACGCGAGCCCCGAGACCCAGCTCGACCGTCTCGTGCGCCTGCGCGGCATGAGCGAGGAGGACGCGCGCGCCCGCATGGCCGCCCAGGCCACCCGCGACAAGCGCCTGGAGATCGCCGACATCGTGATCGACAACGACGTACCGCTCGACGAGCTGCACCGGCGGGTCGGCGCCGTCTGGGCGGACCTCGCGCAGCGGGCGGCCGTGGCCTAGAAGGGGGACGGGTGTGGTCGTACTGGCGGCGTTCACCTTCCTCGGCGGCCTGGTGGCGATCCTCGCCGGGGCGTACGGGCTGCGGCGGACCCGGCGGATCAGCGAGGCCGGACGCGTCACCCAGGCACTCGTGAAACCCCCGCAGGCGGGTTCCGAGCGGCCCCGGCTGCAGTTCGAGACGCACGACGGTCTCGTCGTCGAGGTGCCGTCACCCGCGCCGCCCAGCCGGCGGCTGCCGCTGCCGACGGGCGGCCTGGTCGGCATCGCGTACGACGTCGACGACCCGCGCGAGACCGTGCTCATCGGCGGCGAGCGGCCCGTCCTCGACTGGGTGTTCGTGGCCGCGGGCGTGGCGCTTGCGGTGCTCGGCGCGGTACTCGCGGTGACCGGGCGCTGAGCCGCCGACTCGGTCGGACGTACGTACGTCAGGGTGTTCCGGGGGAGGAATAGGGCCGACAGTCCACGCCGTTGACGTGGATGACGAAGGAGGGAGACCGCTGTGCCCCACTCCAACCCGGAGACGCACGTCATCGACTTCCGCGCCGCTGAGCAACTGCTCGCGGCGCGTGACCCGCGAGGTGCGGTGAAACTGCTCGACCCGGTCATCGCGGCCCACCCCGAGAACACGGCGGCGCGGCTGCTGCGTGCCCGCGCGTTCTTCGCCGCGGCGCAACTGCGGGCGGCCGAGCTGGAGTTCACCATCGTCCTGGAGCGCGAGCCGGACAACGCGTTCGCGCACTTCGCGCTCGCCCGCACCTATCAGCGCGCGGCACGGCCGGACCAGGCCAGGCGCCATTTCCGGCTCGCCGCGGCGCTCGATCCGCAGCCCGACTACGTCGCCGCGGCCGCTTTCGACGACGCTCCGTAGGACGAGGCGGTCCCCTGGGGCGTTCCGGGGCGGTCTAGGGCCTGTGGTCCGGGGGATTGTAGGGAGGTACGTCGCGGCCCGGCTGGTAGTGCGGGCCCTGCCGGATGTGGCGGGTGATCACGAACAGGTCGACGGTCACGATCAGCCACAGCACCCCGCACGCGAGCGCCCACCACGGGCGGTCCGTGAGGATGAACGCGACCGTACCGAAGATCGCCCAGGCCAGGCCCCAGATGCTGAGCCACAGCCGGGCGCGCAGGGCACTGCGCGCAGTCACGGGTTCACTGCCCGTACGCATCGTCACCACCTCCGCCCGTGAAGAGGTACCCCCTCAAGGGTGCCTCTTCACGGGCGCAGACGTCGGGCGCGTCCGCACCCTCGCGCGGCGCACCGTTCCCTGAAAAGGTGAGGTGGTTTCCGGTCGGCGGAGTTCGGTCTCCAGGGTTCGGCCGGCGGAGGGAGGACGCGTGCTGGACGGGCGGAAGAGCGGCGAGCGGCTCGCGGGATGGGTGGAGGCGCTCGACGGACAGGGGCGGGCGGAGGCCCCGATCCCCGACGCGGAGGACCTGCCCGAGATCCTCCTCGACCTCGGGGTCGCCCACGAGGACATCAACGAACTCGTCGCGCTGCGCCCCCGCGTGGCCGACGATCCCCGAGTGCGCGATCTCCTGGAGCGGGCCGTGGACGCCGTCACCCGGGACATGGGCACGGTCGGCGGAAGCCCTCGCTTCCCGTCTCCGCCCGACGGCGGCGACCTCCTCGAACGCTGCTTCTCCGTGTACGTCTACGTGGCGGCGCTGCCCGCCACGCGCGCGTACCACCGCGGTCTCGGGGTTCCGGACGACGTCTCGCGGCGCACCCTCGCCGACCTGGGGCGTCACATGGCCGTCCACCGCAGGCGGTACGGCAGTTGCGGCATTCACGCGGTCGCCTGGCTCGGCCTGCACTTCCATGGGGAGCTCTACCAACTCGGCCGGCTCCAGTACCAGCGGGCCCGGCTCGGCGGGCGCACGGCCGGCGCGGCCGCCGCCGCGGGCCTGCCGGTGACGGCGGACGACCTGTGCATGAACCTCCACATCCCCGACTTCCGGGGCCCGCTGTCCCCGCGCGCGTGCGACCGGTCCCTCGCTCTGGCCAGGGAGTTCTTCGCGCGGCGCTACCCCGAGGAGCGCTACGAAACCGCCGTCTGCCACTCCTGGCTCCTCGACGCCCAGCTGAAGGCCCATCTGCCGAAGGACTCCAACCTGGTGCGCTTCCAGGAGCGCTTTCGTACGTCCTGGGAGGACACGGAACCGGACGACGAGGGCCCGGTCGGCTTCGTCTTCGGCGACCCCCGTCTCCCCATCGGTGAACTGCCGCGCCGCACGAGCGTCGAGCGGGCCGTCGGCGACCACCTGCGGCGCGGCGGGCACTGGTACGGAGGGCACGGCTGGTTCCCACTGCCTTGGTCGGGAACTGCCGCCCAGGGGAAGCTCGTTGAAGGGGCATGAGCCTTGAGATGCGTGAGGGATACGGAGGGACGGGACCCGGCGCCATCACGCCGGACGGCTGCGCGGTCGATCTGTACGCGCGCCTGCCCGTAGGGGATGAGCCCGACATCATCGCCGCGGCCGTGCCCGCGGGAGCGACCCTTCTCGAACTGGGCAGTGGCGTCGGCAGGATGACGCACCCCCTCATCGAGCGCGGCTTCACGGTCACGGCCGTGGACGAGTCCGCCGAGATGCTGGAGCGGGTGCGCGGGGCGCGGACGATCTGCTCGCCGGTCGAGGCGCTGGACGCGGGCGGGACGTTCGACGTGGTGCTGCTCGCGTCGTTCCTCGTGCACGCCGGGGACGTGGCGGTGCGGCAGGGGCTGCTCGACACGTGCCGGCGCCATGTCGCGGACGGGGGATGCGTACTGATCCAGCGCGAGGGCCCGGACTACCACACGAACCTGCCGCGTGAGCGCGTGGACCCGAGCGGCTTCACGGTCCGCATCGTGTCCGCGGAGCCCGTCGGGGACGGGGTGAACTCGGTGCGTGCGGAGTACGAGTTCCCCGACGCGGCCTGGACGCACACGTTCCTGGCACGGCCCCTGACGCGAGAGCAGTTCGAAGAGGCGCTCGCCCAGGCCGGGTTGAAGGTCGACCGGTATCTCACGGACGACCAGGTGTGGGTGCGGGCGGTGCCTGCATAAAGGCACCGGGCGACCGATGAGTTCCCTCGGGTGCTGCCGTCTACCTCTGTGACAGCCGGACAGCGAGGCCCGGCGCCGACTCACCGAGGAGCACCTCATGTCCGAGACCACCGCCCCCGTCACGACCGCCGCTTCCGCCGCCTCCGTCGCCCCGGCCGCCGGCAGGGCCCGCGCCGCCCGCGTCGCGCTGCGCACGCTCACGGTGCTGCTCGCGCTGTTCTACGGTGTCGCGAGCGCCCTGCCCAAACTGATCGCGCACCCCTCGGCGGTCGAGGCGTTCGACACCATGGGGTGGGGGAGCGCGGCGATGTACATCATCGGCGTCCTCGAACTGACGGGCGGAATCGCCCTGTTGGTGCCGGTGCTCTCCGGGGTCGCCCCGCTCGCGCTGAGTGCGCTGATGGCCGGAGCGTTCGTCGTGCAGATGTCCTACTTCGACGGGGAGAACGCGGCGACGCCGCTCGTCCTGATCGTCCCGCTGGCGCTCCTCGCGTGGACACGTCGCCGGAGCAACGCGGATCTGGTCCGCCTCGTCAAGCGCCGGGCGTGACCCGCGCGGCCGGAGGCTGACCCCGTCGACGTACGGGGTCAGCCTTTTTCGCGTCCGTCCGCGTGCTCCTGCGCCGGGGGTACGGGGCCCGCGCCGAATGTCGCGCGCAGCCGGTCCATGTCCCGGCGGTCCCGCTTCGTCGGGCGGCCCGCGCCGCGGTCGCGGACGGCCACGGGGGCGACGGCGGCGCGCGGCGGGGGCGGCGGGCTGTTGTCCACGTAGCACTCGACGGCCACAGGGGCGCCCACGCGCTTGCGGATCAGGCGCTTCACGATCACGACCCGTTCGTGCCCGCCGGCCTGCCGGACCCGCACCTCGTCGCCCACGCGCACGTTGTAGGCGGCCTTCACCCGCTCACCGTTGACCCTCACGTGCCCGCCCCGGCACGCAGTCGCGCCCGCCGAGCGCGTCTTGGCCAGCCGCACGGACCAGATCCAGCTGTCGATCCGCACGCTCTCACCGGCGCCGGGGCCGGCCGCCCGCGCGGCAGCCGCCGCGCTGGAGGCCGAGTCCGAACCAGTACCCGAACCGGAATCCGGTGCGGCACCCGGACCGGAGTCCGAGGCGGTATCCGAAGCAGTATCCGAAGCCATGCCTCGACCTTAGTCCCGGATTGCCCCGATCCGGCGAGTCACCCGGACGCCACACGTCACACCGACGAATAATCCGGACAAACTGCCATGTATCTCAAAGGTAGTCATCGGACATCGAGGGGTGTGGACGCCATGGACGCCAGGGACCTGCAAGCCGAAGTCGACGGTCTGATGGACGGACTCCGCGCCGACCTGGAACGGCTCGCCGCCATCCCGTCCATCGCCTTCCCCGGCTTCCCGGCCGAACCCGTGAGGGAGGCGCACGACCTGCTGGTCGGGCTGCTCGGGGAGGCCGGTGTCGAACGCATCGAGCGGATCGACCTGCCCGACACCGCCCCCGTCATCTTGGGCGAGATCCCGCCACCGACGCCGGACGCGCCGACCGTCCTGCTCTACTCGCACTACGACGTCCAGCCCGCCGGTGACGAGAAGCTCTGGAAGTCCCCGCCCTTCGAGCCGACCCCCGTCGAGGGCGGACTGCGGGCGCGCGGCATCGCCGACGACAAGTCGAACGTCATCGCGCACCTGGGCATGCTGCGGGCCTTCAAGGGCCGCCCGCCCGTCGGCGTCAAGATCGTCTTCGAGGGGCAGGAGGAGTACGGCAGCCCCTTCGACGACTACCCGCCCACCGACCCCGAGCGGTTCGCCTGTGACGCCATGGTCATCGCCGATCTCGGCAACCTCCGCCCCGGCACCCCCACCCTCACCACGGGTCTGCGCGGCGCGTCCGAGGTCGTCGTCGAGGTCCGCACCCTCGAAGAACCGCGCCACAGCGGCGAGTTCGGCGGCGCCGCCCCCGACGCCCTGCTCGTCCTGCTCAAGGCCCTCGCCACCCTGCACGACGTGCACGGAGACGTCGCCGTCGAAGGCCTGCGCCGCGAGAAGTGGGCCGGCACGAGCTACACCGAGGACGAGTTCCGCTCCCTCGCCGGCGTCGAGGACGGCGTGCCGCTGATCGGCAGCGGCACCCTCGGCGAGCGCCTGTGGAGCGGCCCCGCGATCACCGTCATCGGCCTCGACGCCCCCGCCGTCGAACACGCGGCG encodes the following:
- a CDS encoding PAC2 family protein; translation: MLDPQGLYAWEPKGLAVVDMALAQESAGLVMLYHFDGYIDAGETGDQIVDRVLDSLPHQVVARFDHDRLVDYRARRPLLTFRRNRWTDYDVPALEVRLVQDATGAPFLLLSGPEPDVEWERFAAAVKEIVERLGVRLAVNFHGIPMGVPHTRPVGLTPHGNRTDLVPGHRSPFDEAQVPGSAESLVEYRLMEAGHDVLGVAAHVPHYIARSPYPDAALTVLEAITAATGLVLPSVAHGLRTEAHRTQTEIDRQIQEGDEELVSLVQGLEHQYDAAAGAESRGNMLAEPTDIPSADEIGLEFEKFLAEREGDA
- the coaE gene encoding dephospho-CoA kinase gives rise to the protein MLKVGLTGGIGAGKSEVSRLLVEHGAVLIDADRIAREVVEPGTPGLAAVVEAFGSDVLAPDGSLDRPALGAIVFADADRLAVLNSIVHPLVGARSAELEAAATGDSVVVHDVPLLAENGLAPLYDVVVVVDASPETQLDRLVRLRGMSEEDARARMAAQATRDKRLEIADIVIDNDVPLDELHRRVGAVWADLAQRAAVA
- a CDS encoding DUF3592 domain-containing protein, which gives rise to MVVLAAFTFLGGLVAILAGAYGLRRTRRISEAGRVTQALVKPPQAGSERPRLQFETHDGLVVEVPSPAPPSRRLPLPTGGLVGIAYDVDDPRETVLIGGERPVLDWVFVAAGVALAVLGAVLAVTGR
- a CDS encoding tetratricopeptide repeat protein gives rise to the protein MPHSNPETHVIDFRAAEQLLAARDPRGAVKLLDPVIAAHPENTAARLLRARAFFAAAQLRAAELEFTIVLEREPDNAFAHFALARTYQRAARPDQARRHFRLAAALDPQPDYVAAAAFDDAP
- a CDS encoding DUF6343 family protein; translated protein: MRTGSEPVTARSALRARLWLSIWGLAWAIFGTVAFILTDRPWWALACGVLWLIVTVDLFVITRHIRQGPHYQPGRDVPPYNPPDHRP
- a CDS encoding acyltransferase domain-containing protein, with the protein product MEALDGQGRAEAPIPDAEDLPEILLDLGVAHEDINELVALRPRVADDPRVRDLLERAVDAVTRDMGTVGGSPRFPSPPDGGDLLERCFSVYVYVAALPATRAYHRGLGVPDDVSRRTLADLGRHMAVHRRRYGSCGIHAVAWLGLHFHGELYQLGRLQYQRARLGGRTAGAAAAAGLPVTADDLCMNLHIPDFRGPLSPRACDRSLALAREFFARRYPEERYETAVCHSWLLDAQLKAHLPKDSNLVRFQERFRTSWEDTEPDDEGPVGFVFGDPRLPIGELPRRTSVERAVGDHLRRGGHWYGGHGWFPLPWSGTAAQGKLVEGA
- a CDS encoding class I SAM-dependent methyltransferase, with the translated sequence MSLEMREGYGGTGPGAITPDGCAVDLYARLPVGDEPDIIAAAVPAGATLLELGSGVGRMTHPLIERGFTVTAVDESAEMLERVRGARTICSPVEALDAGGTFDVVLLASFLVHAGDVAVRQGLLDTCRRHVADGGCVLIQREGPDYHTNLPRERVDPSGFTVRIVSAEPVGDGVNSVRAEYEFPDAAWTHTFLARPLTREQFEEALAQAGLKVDRYLTDDQVWVRAVPA
- a CDS encoding DoxX family protein; the encoded protein is MSETTAPVTTAASAASVAPAAGRARAARVALRTLTVLLALFYGVASALPKLIAHPSAVEAFDTMGWGSAAMYIIGVLELTGGIALLVPVLSGVAPLALSALMAGAFVVQMSYFDGENAATPLVLIVPLALLAWTRRRSNADLVRLVKRRA
- a CDS encoding RNA-binding S4 domain-containing protein, whose product is MASDTASDTASDSGPGAAPDSGSGTGSDSASSAAAAARAAGPGAGESVRIDSWIWSVRLAKTRSAGATACRGGHVRVNGERVKAAYNVRVGDEVRVRQAGGHERVVIVKRLIRKRVGAPVAVECYVDNSPPPPPRAAVAPVAVRDRGAGRPTKRDRRDMDRLRATFGAGPVPPAQEHADGREKG
- a CDS encoding M20/M25/M40 family metallo-hydrolase, which gives rise to MDARDLQAEVDGLMDGLRADLERLAAIPSIAFPGFPAEPVREAHDLLVGLLGEAGVERIERIDLPDTAPVILGEIPPPTPDAPTVLLYSHYDVQPAGDEKLWKSPPFEPTPVEGGLRARGIADDKSNVIAHLGMLRAFKGRPPVGVKIVFEGQEEYGSPFDDYPPTDPERFACDAMVIADLGNLRPGTPTLTTGLRGASEVVVEVRTLEEPRHSGEFGGAAPDALLVLLKALATLHDVHGDVAVEGLRREKWAGTSYTEDEFRSLAGVEDGVPLIGSGTLGERLWSGPAITVIGLDAPAVEHAASAVVPYARAKLNLRFHPRQDPKEAQARLVEHLRSLTPFGVRLTVTPGDTGPGYEATTGGPAYRAALTALKEAWGTDASYVATGGSIPLVNGLAKAAPGAEVLLFGAQDSMCNLHAPNERVLFSELRSTVVAMCAFVREYAAGFRAGTASRR